A stretch of Halalkalicoccus subterraneus DNA encodes these proteins:
- a CDS encoding AAA family ATPase: MAHSPSVPDRPHLDLDPEMPEGEQLTALREHYTDIVRINDQLEERIDEADDRRETLHERVDDLERENSALKTASLYVATVEEFTEDGAVVKQHGTNQEVLTEIDPGLAEELEAGDRVAVNDSFGVETTLDVETDARAQAMAVEASPDVTYADIGGIDEQIREVREAVEDPLTNPAQFEEVGIDPPGGVLLHGPPGTGKTMLAKAVANETDATFIKMAGSELVQKFIGEGSRLVRDLFELAREHEPAIVFIDEIDAIAATRTESKTSGDAEVQRTMMQLLSEMDGFDERGEIRIIAA; encoded by the coding sequence ATGGCCCATAGCCCCTCTGTTCCCGACCGACCGCATCTCGACCTCGACCCCGAGATGCCCGAAGGCGAGCAGCTCACCGCCCTGCGTGAACACTATACCGATATCGTCAGGATCAACGACCAGCTCGAAGAGCGCATCGACGAGGCCGACGATCGCCGCGAGACGCTCCACGAACGCGTCGACGACCTCGAACGCGAGAACAGTGCGCTCAAGACCGCCTCGCTGTACGTCGCGACCGTCGAGGAGTTCACCGAGGACGGAGCGGTCGTCAAACAGCACGGCACGAACCAGGAGGTCCTGACCGAGATCGACCCCGGGCTCGCAGAGGAGCTCGAGGCGGGCGACCGGGTCGCGGTCAACGACTCGTTCGGCGTGGAGACGACCCTGGACGTCGAGACCGATGCACGCGCCCAAGCGATGGCCGTCGAGGCGAGCCCCGACGTCACCTATGCGGATATCGGCGGGATCGACGAGCAGATCCGCGAGGTACGGGAGGCCGTCGAGGACCCACTGACGAACCCCGCCCAGTTCGAGGAGGTCGGTATCGACCCGCCGGGCGGCGTGTTGCTTCACGGCCCGCCGGGTACCGGAAAAACGATGCTGGCGAAGGCCGTCGCCAACGAGACCGACGCGACCTTCATCAAGATGGCCGGCTCGGAGCTGGTTCAGAAGTTCATCGGCGAGGGCTCGCGCCTCGTCCGTGATCTGTTCGAGCTCGCCCGTGAACACGAGCCGGCGATCGTCTTCATCGATGAGATCGACGCCATCGCAGCCACCCGAACAGAGTCCAAAACGTCGGGCGACGCGGAGGTCCAGCGCACGATGATGCAGCTGCTCAGCGAAATGGACGGCTTCGACGAGCGCGGGGAGATCCGCATCATCGCCGCC